A stretch of Lathyrus oleraceus cultivar Zhongwan6 chromosome 6, CAAS_Psat_ZW6_1.0, whole genome shotgun sequence DNA encodes these proteins:
- the LOC127092764 gene encoding mannan endo-1,4-beta-mannosidase 4 produces the protein MGYQIFVFTSFLVSFIVQHGNCHRAHVDESFVQRKGTHFVLNGKPYYVNGFNAYWLMIMASDPSTKSNVTSAFEQASKHGLNLGRSFAFNEGDFRPLQTSPGSYNENVFKGLDFVISEARKFGVKLILGFVNNWKALGGRSKYVQWAREKGEKVINEDDFFTHPVVKQYYKNHIKTVLTRKNTINGLLYKDDPTIFSWELINEPRINETGKSIQNWVSEMASYVKSIDSNHLLEIGLEGLYGESKQKLNPYSLLIGTDFISNNRIPEIDFSTIHVYHEYWLQSPNQSAAIEKWIEGHIEDSNKILQKPIIVAEFGKSSKSPGYSIKARDDYYKEIYSIIYASATRGGSCAGAMFWQLLTQGMDSYGDGFEVILENSPSIGEIIKQQSTKMSNIKL, from the exons ATGGGATATCAAATTTTTGTATTCACATCTTTCTTAGTGTCTTTTATCGTTCAACATGGGAATTGCCATAGAGCTCATGTTGATGAGAGTTTTGTTCAAAGAAAAGGCACCCATTTTGTTTTAAATGGGAAGCCATATTATGTGAACGGATTCAACGCCTATTGGTTAATGATTATGGCATCTGACCCATCTACAAAATCCAATGTCACTTCAGCTTTTGAACAAGCTTCAAAACATGGTTTAAATTTAGGAAGATCATTTGCTTTCAACGAAGGAGATTTTAGACCCCTTCAAACCTCTCCTGGTTCTTATAACGAAAATGTTTTCAAG GGATTGGATTTTGTTATATCAGAGGCAAGAAAATTTGGAGTGAAACTTATACTAGGGTTTGTGAATAACTGGAAAGCACTTGGAGGCAGAAGCAAATATGTCCAGTGGGCAAGAGAGAAGGGTGAAAAGGTCATAAATGAAGATGACTTTTTTACCCACCCTGTTGTTAAGCAATACTACAAAAATCATATTAAG ACTGTGCTAACAAGAAAGAACACCATAAATGGACTTTTATACAAGGATGATCCAACTATTTTCTCTTGGGAGCTTATCAATGAACCTCGTATAAATGAAACAGGAAAATCAATTCAG AATTGGGTTAGTGAGATGGCAAGCTATGTAAAATCCATTGATAGCAATCATTTGCTGGAAATAGGGCTTGAAGGATTATACGGTGAATCAAAACAGAAGTTAAATCCATATTCACTACTAATCGGAACCGATTTTATTTCCAACAATCGAATTCCGGAAATCGATTTTTCTACCATTCATGTATACCATGAATATTG GTTACAAAGCCCAAACCAGAGTGCAGCAATTGAGAAATGGATAGAAGGTCATATTGAGGATTCAAATAAGATTTTACAAAAGCCAATTATTGTAGCAGAGTTTGGAAAGTCTTCAAAGTCACCTGGATATAGCATAAAGGCTAGGGATGATTACTATAAGGAAATATACAGTATTATATATGCAAGTGCTACTAGGGGTGGTTCTTGTGCAGGTGCAATGTTCTGGCAACTTCTGACTCAAGGGATGGATAGTTATGGAGATGGTTTTGAAGTTATTTTGGAGAATAGTCCTTCAATTGGAGAGATCATCAAACAGCAATCTACTAAGATGTCAAATATCAAATTATAG
- the LOC127095559 gene encoding mannan endo-1,4-beta-mannosidase 4 translates to MVFFIVQHGNCQSINVGAGFVQRKGTHFILNGKPHYVNGFNAYWLMMMASDPSTRSKVTSTFQQASKHGLNLGRSIAFNDGDIKPLQISPGSYDENVFRGLDFVISEARKYGVKLMLTFVNNWKALGGKMKYVQWARERGQNIIDEDGFFINPIVKQYYKNHVKAVLTRKNTINGLLYKNDPTIFSWELMNEPRFPNHSIQNWVTEMAAYVKSIDRNHLLNIGNEGFYGETVPIRKQLNPVSINLGTDFIKNNQIPQIDFATFHVYDDRWLVNKTERAKSVYVDKWIVAHLKDADTLLRKPIILAEFGKSSRESPGYNIAKKDNYFKKIYNAISTGATSGGSCAGGIFWQLLSPGMDSYGDGYEVILENSPTTAQIIKEQSTKMSNMKNKSLY, encoded by the exons ATGGTCTTCTTTATTGTTCAACATGGAAATTGCCAAAGTATTAACGTTGGTGCTGGTTTCGTTCAAAGAAAAGGCACCCATTTTATTCTAAATGGTAAGCCACATTATGTAAACGGATTCAATGCCTATTGGTTAATGATGATGGCATCTGACCCATCTACAAGATCCAAAGTCACTTCCACTTTTCAACAAGCTTCAAAACATGGTTTAAATTTAGGAAGATCAATTGCTTTTAATGATGGAGATATTAAACCCCTTCAAATCTCTCCCGGTTCTTATGACGAAAATGTTTTTAGG GGATTGGATTTTGTGATATCGGAGGCAAGAAAATATGGAGTGAAACTTATGCTAACCTTTGTGAATAATTGGAAAGCTCTTGGAGGCAAAATGAAATATGTCCAATGGGCAAGAGAACGTGGTCAAAATATCATAGATGAAGATGGCTTTTTTATAAACCCTATTGTTAAACAATACTACAAAAATCACGTTAAG GCTGTGCTAACAAGAAAGAACACCATAAATGGACTTTTATATAAGAATGACCCAACTATATTTTCATGGGAGCTTATGAATGAACCTCGTTTCCCAAATCACTCTATTCAg aattgggttactgAGATGGCTGCATATGTGAAATCCATTGATAGAAATCATTTGTTGAATATCGGAAATGAAGGGTTCTATGGTGAAACAGTACCGATAAGGAAGCAGCTGAATCCCGTTTCTATTAATCTTGGGACtgattttattaaaaataatCAAATTCCTCAAATCGATTTTGCCACCTTTCATGTATACGATGATAGATG GTTAGTAAACAAAACGGAGAGAGCCAAAAGTGTATATGTTGACAAATGGATAGTAGCTCATCTTAAGGATGCAGATACTCTTTTAAGAAAGCCAATTATTTTAGCAGAGTTTGGGAAGTCTTCAAGAGAATCACCGGGATATAACATAGCTAAAAAGGATAATTACTTCAAGAAAATATACAATGCTATATCTACAGGTGCTACTAGTGGAGGCTCGTGTGCAGGTGGGATTTTCTGGCAACTTCTGTCTCCAGGAATGGATAGTTATGGAGATGGTTATGAAGTTATTTTGGAGAATAGTCCTACAACTGCACAGATCATCAAAGAACAATCTACTAAGATGTCaaatatgaaaaataaatcaTTGTATTAG